A section of the Natronolimnobius sp. AArcel1 genome encodes:
- a CDS encoding histidine kinase N-terminal 7TM domain-containing protein: MSIQELYLLVGGLVVVLLAILLVPVYRNRHHSSAPGLLIVIVGGIAYTVGLGLTESVTTPQQWTYAANLALLGAKLSIVGYALVVADYANVLKTTRKTLLVAAMYPVTVQLALWSNSVHHLAWDPYETLNPAAMTGPHEAARILIWGHATIGYSLILIALMLALREAVRSSGRRRLQSVALFATAFPPSFLYLLSDLDLTTLNLAPIGGLAQAFALIWVLFYASFLNVIPAARYRAVERMTDPFVTIDPRGTVIDSNPAARQLAAVGPDWERMPIAEFFHHAPRQATRLTAVDTVAFDTESDGERHFDVTSSPVYAPDGTLEAHQIVLREITARVTRENALQASRERYRSLFESSPIVLWELDLSAAMNRAESIAAETTDLTTYLEDHPEEYERVLELVDVLEVNQNALDAYGASSKKDLVEQLPDLQTAESLETNRQLVQQLLDGACRLRDETTYRTLDGEIRHELFELTVLQTTAEDYSRVLLASIDVTESKTYERRLEAHNRTLERLAGIISHDLQTPLSTAEKTTTLLSMELDDAEPDVLQTIDDLEQIHHRLREFTEYLPRFARESTNVEHTSECELAAVADAAWDVVDTHSLELVVESTCAVEADPSRLQQVFENLFQNVVGHGVEAVAEVQGSGVGGDESDGGLSSTPSGNDLAGEYSSAATTVRVGSTPHGFFVADDGPGIGTTALDEIFDYGMGTGDGSGFGLAIVRTIVEAHGWRISATDSETGGARFEISTAYTDT, encoded by the coding sequence ATGTCGATTCAAGAACTCTACCTGCTCGTCGGTGGCCTCGTCGTCGTCCTGTTGGCCATCTTGCTCGTTCCGGTCTATCGCAATCGACACCACTCGAGTGCACCCGGGCTCCTGATCGTGATCGTCGGTGGCATCGCCTACACCGTCGGACTCGGGCTGACCGAGAGCGTCACGACGCCACAGCAGTGGACCTACGCGGCGAATCTGGCGCTCCTCGGGGCGAAGCTCTCGATCGTGGGATACGCGCTCGTGGTTGCAGACTACGCGAACGTGTTGAAAACCACGCGCAAAACGCTCCTCGTTGCCGCAATGTATCCGGTGACGGTTCAGCTCGCCCTCTGGAGCAACTCGGTTCACCACCTCGCGTGGGACCCCTACGAGACGCTGAATCCCGCCGCGATGACGGGACCGCACGAAGCGGCCCGGATACTGATCTGGGGACACGCAACGATCGGCTACAGTTTGATACTCATCGCGCTGATGCTGGCACTCCGGGAAGCCGTTCGCTCGAGTGGCCGACGCCGTCTCCAGAGCGTTGCACTGTTCGCCACTGCCTTTCCACCCTCGTTTTTGTACCTGCTCTCGGATCTCGATCTGACGACGCTCAATCTGGCACCGATCGGTGGGCTCGCACAGGCGTTCGCGCTGATCTGGGTGCTGTTCTACGCCAGCTTTCTGAACGTGATCCCTGCCGCCCGGTACCGCGCCGTCGAGCGAATGACCGACCCCTTCGTCACGATCGATCCACGGGGAACGGTGATCGACAGCAACCCCGCTGCCCGTCAGCTGGCAGCCGTTGGGCCGGACTGGGAACGGATGCCGATCGCTGAGTTTTTTCACCACGCTCCTCGGCAGGCAACACGGCTGACTGCCGTCGACACCGTCGCCTTCGACACCGAGAGCGACGGCGAGCGACACTTCGACGTGACGAGTTCGCCAGTGTACGCACCGGATGGGACACTCGAGGCCCACCAGATAGTCCTCCGCGAGATTACAGCACGGGTCACCCGCGAGAACGCGCTGCAAGCGAGTCGCGAACGGTATCGGTCGCTCTTCGAGAGTAGTCCGATCGTTCTCTGGGAGCTCGACCTCTCGGCGGCGATGAATCGGGCGGAATCGATCGCAGCAGAGACGACGGACCTCACCACGTATCTCGAGGACCATCCGGAGGAATACGAACGGGTGTTGGAACTCGTCGACGTCCTCGAGGTCAACCAGAACGCCCTCGACGCCTACGGTGCGTCCTCGAAAAAAGACCTTGTCGAGCAACTCCCCGATCTCCAGACGGCCGAGTCACTCGAGACGAACCGCCAGCTCGTCCAGCAGTTGCTGGATGGAGCCTGCAGACTCCGGGACGAGACGACGTATCGAACCCTGGACGGTGAGATTCGCCACGAACTGTTCGAACTCACCGTCCTCCAGACCACGGCTGAGGACTACTCTCGAGTGTTGCTCGCGAGCATCGACGTGACGGAATCGAAAACGTACGAACGGCGACTCGAGGCGCACAACCGAACCCTCGAGCGTTTAGCAGGCATCATCTCCCACGACCTCCAGACGCCACTGTCGACTGCCGAAAAGACGACGACGCTGTTGAGCATGGAACTGGACGACGCCGAGCCGGACGTGCTACAGACGATCGACGATCTGGAACAGATCCATCACCGACTGCGGGAGTTCACCGAGTACCTGCCCCGATTTGCCCGCGAGAGTACGAACGTCGAACACACGAGCGAGTGTGAGCTTGCGGCCGTCGCCGACGCAGCCTGGGACGTCGTCGACACGCACTCACTCGAACTCGTCGTCGAGAGTACGTGTGCCGTCGAAGCCGATCCAAGTCGACTCCAGCAGGTGTTCGAGAACCTGTTTCAGAACGTCGTCGGTCACGGCGTCGAAGCCGTAGCTGAGGTCCAGGGAAGCGGCGTTGGTGGAGACGAAAGCGACGGTGGACTATCGTCGACACCGAGCGGCAACGACCTCGCCGGGGAGTACAGTTCGGCTGCGACGACCGTTCGTGTTGGCTCTACTCCCCATGGATTCTTCGTCGCCGACGACGGCCCCGGAATCGGTACCACCGCGCTCGACGAGATCTTCGATTACGGGATGGGGACGGGCGATGGGTCGGGATTCGGCCTGGCGATCGTTCGAACGATCGTCGAAGCCCACGGATGGAGAATTTCGGCGACTGACAGTGAAACCGGAGGCGCTCGATTCGAGATCAGCACGGCCTATACCGACACATGA
- a CDS encoding response regulator, translating into MSGDNTAREPTKALEQPVDILLVDDDEQWARVTARLLETTEPAFDITVANSYTEGKRRFENRTPECVLCDYQLGDDTGLSLLEDVRRVDSDLPFLLITGRGDEVIASEAIRRGVSDYLPKDHDDDQAMVLANRLRTIISSYRANRQLRRERSGKAAAVEVLTATANASEVLEQFCRLLTEEHEYAGAWIGTATASGPVVPQAAVGCDEYLTSVIAGNGPDSQDQDPAIAAIKSGELVARSFVVSNATETTSDYQQIALKHGFNSAVGVPISYDGVQFGVLGVYTSEPKITSQERTLLQEFAELIGYARQRNEWKQSLLTSRPVSIDVTITDEEILLVQLARAVAVSTDIAVLSVLERTDGQTLYLARVKGVRPGELESAVDSCEGLELLEWTRESDTIRCDLLASPPTPETSLTEAGVRYRSTSVSAEQTILSGSVPEPSSVASIVDSLEETYDNVTASIVWFGTESEAQSFGSTTEILEPLTDRQQEVLRHAFYDEYFEIPRGSSATELSDHLGIARATFTQHLRAGQRKILEQLL; encoded by the coding sequence ATGAGCGGAGATAACACCGCGCGCGAACCCACAAAAGCCCTCGAACAGCCTGTAGACATCTTGCTGGTTGACGATGACGAACAGTGGGCTCGCGTCACGGCCCGACTTCTCGAAACTACCGAACCCGCGTTCGACATTACGGTCGCCAATAGCTACACCGAAGGAAAGCGCCGTTTCGAGAACCGTACGCCGGAGTGTGTCCTGTGTGATTACCAGCTCGGTGATGATACCGGACTCAGCCTCCTCGAGGACGTTCGCCGGGTCGATTCAGATCTGCCGTTCTTGCTCATCACGGGCCGGGGCGATGAGGTCATTGCCAGTGAAGCCATCAGAAGGGGGGTCTCCGATTACCTCCCCAAAGACCACGACGACGACCAGGCCATGGTGCTGGCCAATCGTCTCCGGACAATTATCAGTTCGTATCGAGCCAACCGACAACTCCGGCGTGAACGGAGCGGAAAAGCGGCTGCAGTGGAGGTGCTCACTGCAACGGCAAACGCGTCCGAGGTTCTCGAGCAGTTCTGTCGGTTATTAACCGAAGAGCACGAGTATGCTGGGGCGTGGATCGGCACGGCGACGGCGTCTGGTCCCGTGGTTCCACAGGCAGCTGTTGGGTGTGATGAATACCTCACGAGCGTCATTGCGGGAAACGGTCCCGATTCGCAGGATCAGGATCCAGCAATTGCTGCAATCAAGTCGGGCGAGTTGGTTGCCAGATCATTCGTCGTCTCGAACGCGACAGAGACCACCAGCGACTACCAACAGATTGCTCTGAAGCATGGATTCAACAGTGCTGTCGGCGTTCCCATCTCTTACGATGGCGTTCAATTCGGTGTGCTTGGGGTCTACACGTCTGAACCGAAGATCACCAGTCAGGAACGAACCCTCCTCCAGGAGTTTGCAGAATTGATCGGATACGCCCGGCAACGAAATGAGTGGAAACAGTCGCTTCTCACTTCTCGCCCAGTCTCAATTGACGTCACGATTACCGATGAAGAGATTCTTCTCGTCCAGTTAGCTCGCGCTGTGGCAGTTTCTACCGACATTGCTGTGTTATCGGTCCTGGAGCGCACCGATGGCCAGACGTTATACCTGGCTCGTGTCAAGGGGGTTCGCCCCGGCGAACTCGAGTCTGCTGTAGACAGCTGCGAAGGACTCGAGCTTCTCGAGTGGACACGTGAGTCAGACACGATCCGTTGTGATCTACTTGCATCACCACCCACACCCGAAACGTCGCTCACTGAAGCTGGTGTGAGGTATCGCAGTACCAGTGTTTCTGCTGAGCAAACCATCCTTTCTGGAAGCGTTCCAGAGCCGAGTTCTGTCGCGAGCATTGTCGACTCTCTCGAGGAAACCTACGACAACGTAACTGCCTCAATTGTCTGGTTTGGGACCGAATCAGAGGCCCAGTCCTTTGGGTCGACCACTGAGATTCTCGAACCACTTACCGACCGCCAGCAGGAGGTCCTTCGGCACGCGTTCTACGATGAGTACTTCGAGATTCCACGTGGCTCGAGTGCAACAGAGCTCTCGGATCATCTTGGTATTGCTCGAGCCACGTTCACCCAACATCTCCGGGCTGGACAGCGAAAAATCCTAGAACAGTTGTTGTAA